The following DNA comes from Bradyrhizobium sp. SK17.
AACCGGATCGCGGCCCGCGGCGTGATCGACGAACAGCTCAAATTGCTCGAGGAACGCCTCGTCGAACTCGGCAAGACCGAGGATCAGCCGACCATCGCGCTGCTGTCCGGCGTGCGGTCGGCGCAGTCGACCTATCAGGCCCAGTTGAAGCAGACGCTCGATGCGGTCGATGGCGCCCGGGCCGCCGACCTGACTGCGTCGGCGGAGAAGCTGCGCGATGCCGCGATGAAGAGCCGTGCGGCGGCGGAAGAGCTGCAATCCAAGGTGCGGGCGGTAGCCGATCGCCAGGATCAGCGGGTCAGGGACAACGTCAAGGCCAATGAGCTAGAGTATACCTCGACCTCGGAGCTGTTGATCCTGCTCGCGGCATCGGGCGTCGTGTTCGGCCTGGTATTCGGCTTCCTCGTCGGACAATACGGCGTCGCCAAGCCGATCCGTGCCGTCGTCGAGCTGTTGCAGCAGCTCGCCAACGGCAATTACGAGGTTGCGGTGCATGGCACCGACCGCCGCGACGAGGTCGGCGACGTGGCCAAGACCGCGCTCGTGTTCAAGGACAACGGCCTTGCCAAGATCCGGATGGAGCGCGAGCAGAAGGACGCCGAGGCGCGCGCCGCTGCGCAGCGCCGTGCCGACATGCTGCAACTCGCCGACGGTTTCGAGCGTGCGGTCGGCGAGATCGTGGAAACGGTGGCGTCCGCCTCGACCGAGCTCGAGGCCTCGGCGACCACGCTGACCTCGACCGCCGAACGGTCGCAGGAACTGGCGACGACGGTCGCAGCGGCCTCGGAAGAGGCGTCGACCAATGTGCAGTCGGTGGCATCCGCGACCGAGGAACTGTCGTCCTCGGTCTCCGAGATCAGCCGCCAGGTACAGGAATCGGCGCGGATGGCGGGCGACGCGGTCGATCAGGCCCGTGCGACCAATGATCGGGTCAGCGAGCTGTCGAAAGCCGCCGCCCGTATCGGCGACGTGGTCGAGCTCATCAACACCATCGCCGGCCAGACCAACCTGCTGGCGCTGAACGCGACCATCGAGGCGGCTCGCGCCGGCGAGGCCGGCCGCGGCTTTGCCGTGGTGGCGTCGGAAGTGAAGGCGCTCGCCGAGCAGACCGCGAAGGCGACCGGGGAGATCGGCCAGCAGATTTCCGGCATCCAGGCCGCGACCGAGGCCTCCGTGAACGCGATCCGCGAGATCGGCGCAACCATCGAGCGGCTCTCCGAGATCTCCTCGACGATTGCCGCCGCCGTGGAGGAGCAGGGCGCCGCGACCCAGGAAATCTCCCGAAATGTTCAGCATGCGGCCGAAGGCACCGGCCAGGTCTCGGCCAACATCGCCTATGTCCAGCGCGGCGCCACCGAGACCGGGTCGGCCTCGACGCAGGTGCTGGGTGCCGCACAATCGCTCTCCGGCGACAGCAACCGCCTCAAGCTCGAGGTCGGCCGGTTCCTGGACTCGGTCCGGGCCGCCTGATTCTGCGCAAGCGCGGTTGTGCCATCGGCGTGACGGACCGGACTGGTTCGTCATGCTTTGCATTTTCGCGGGGCAGCGATGCGCTGGCCACGCGTCGCCCGGAATGGTGTCCTTGCCCTGCTCACTCCCAGAGCAGGGCTGTCTCTTTTTGGTGATGATCCGACTGGGATCGCTGGCGCCGCGGCCGGCGCAACCGATCGAATCGCGCTGCCTCACGGGCTATGCCAAGGAAGTGAAGGCCGCCGCGGCTCCACGGGTTGGCGTTTTGCCCGGCATCGGGTAAATCGGCGCCAGCGGATCGGCCTTTTGGAACGCCGATTGCTTTGCCTGGGCGGGCTTTATTTCGGGAATGCTGCTTTTATGATCGCACTGGTCCGTATCGCGCTGAGCCGGCCATATACTTTCGTCGTGCTCGCGATCCTGCTGCTGATTATCGGACCGCTGGCGGCGCTGCGCACGCCGACCGACATCTTTCCCGAAATCCGCATCCCGGTGATCGGCGTGGCCTGGTCGTACACCGGCCTGCCTCCCGACCAGATGTCGGGGCGCATCACGACGCCGTTCGAGCGGACGCTGACCACGACGGTCAACGACATCGAGCACATCGTTGCGAACTCCTACAACGGCATCGGCATCGTCAAGATCTTCTTCCAGCCCAATGTCGACATCCGTACCGCCAACGCGCAGGTCACGGCGATCGCCCAGACCCTGCTGAAGCAATTGCCGCCGGGCGCGACACCGCCGCTGATCCTCAATTACAGCGCCTCGACGGTGCCGATCATCCAGGTCGCGCTGTCGGGCGACGGCCTCACCGAGCAGAACCTCGCCGACATCGGCATCAACCAGTTGCGCACGCCGCTGGTCACGGTGCCCGGCGCCGCGATTCCCTATCCGTATGGCGGCAAGCAGCGCCAGGTCCAGATCGACCTCAATTCGACCGCGCTGCAAGCGCGCGGCCTGTCGGGGCAGGACGTCGCCAATGCGCTCGCCGCGCAGAACCTGATCACGCCGGTCGGCACCCAGAAGATCGGCAACTTCGAATACACCATCAACTTGAACAACTCGCCGCTGAAGATCGAGGAACTCGGCGACCTGCCGATCAAGACCGTCAACGGCGCGATGGTCTATATCCGCGACGTCGCCACCGTCCGCGACGGCAACCCGCCGCAGACCAACATCGTCCATGTCGACGGCAACCGCTCGGTGCTGATGATGGTGCTGAAGGCGGGCGCGACTTCGACGCTCGATATCATCTCCGGCATCAAGCAGAAGGTGATCGAGGTCAAGGACCAGATGCCGGACGCGCTCAAGATCGGCTTCGTCGGCGACCAGTCGGTGTTCGTCCGCGGCGCCATCACCGGCGTCGCCTTCGAAGGCGTGATCGCGGCGCTCTTGACCAGCGTCATGATCCTGCTGTTCCTCGGCAGCTGGCGTTCGACCGTCATCATCGCGGTGTCGATCCCGCTGTCGGTGCTTGGCGCCATCATCATGCTGTCCCTGATCGGCGAGACGCTCAACATCATGACGCTCGGCGGCCTCGCGCTCGCGGTCGGCATCCTGGTCGACGACGCCACGGTGACGATCGAGAACATCAACTACCATCTCGAGCAGGGCAAGCCGGTCGAGCAATCGATCCTCGACGGCGCCAACCAGATCGTGACGCCGGCGTTCGTCTCGCTGCTGTGTATCTGCATCGTGTTCGTGCCGATGTTCTTCCTGTCAGGCGTCGCGCGCTTCCTGTTCGTGCCGATGGCCGAAGCGGTCATGTTCGCGATGATCTGGTCGTTCATCCTGTCGCGCACTTTGGTGCCGACGATGGCGAACTATCTGTTGCAGCCGCATGTCCATCACGAAGGCGCGCCGCCGAAGTCGCGCAATCCCTTGGTCTGGTTCCAGCGCGGCTTCGAAGCGCGGTTCGAGCGCATCCGCGGCGGCTATCACGGCCTGCTTGCGATGGCGCTCGGCCACCGCAAGGTGTTCGTCGGCGGCTTCCTTGCGGTCGTCGCCGCGTCGTTTCTGCTGGTGCCGTTCCTCGGCCGCAACTTCTTCCCGTCGGTCGATGCCGGCAACATCCTGATGCATGTCCGCACCCAGGTCGGCACCCGCGTCGAGGAGACCGCCAACCAGATGGCGGATGTCCAGAAAGCGATCCGCAAGCTGATCCCGGGCGAGATCGAGACCATGACCGACAACATCGGCATGCCGATCTCCAGCATCAACCTGACCTACAACAACACCGGCGTGATCGGTCCGCAGGATGCCGACATCCAGATCAAGCTGAAGGAAGGTCACAAGCCGACCGAGGAGCATGTGCGCACGCTGCGTGAGCAATTGCCGCGGCTGTTCCCGGGCACCAGCTTCTCCTTCCTGCCCGCCGACATCGTCAGCCAGATCCTGAACTTCGGTGCGCCGGCGCCGATCGATTTGCAGATCCGCGGCGCCAATCTCGAAGGCAACTACGCCTATGCCAACAAGCTGCTGGCGAAGATCAAGCGGATTCCCGGCATCGCCGACGCGCGGATCCAGCAGTCGCCGAACAACCCGACCTTCAACATCGATGTCGATCGCACCCGCGCACAATATGTCGGCCTGACCGAGCGCGACGTCACCAACGCGCTGGTGGTCAATCTGGCCGGTTCGTCGCAGGTCGCGCCGACCTACTTCCTCAACCCCGACAACGGCGTGTCGTATTCGATCGTGATGCAGACGCCGCAATACCAGATCGACTCGCTGAGCGCGTTGCAGACCTTGCCGATCACCGCGACCGGCAACACCCAGGCGCCGATCCTCGGCGGCATCGCCGACATCAAGCGCGCGACCTCGAGCGCGGTGGTCTCGCAATACGACATCCAGTCGCTGGTGCAGATCTACGCCACGACGCAGGGCCGCGATCTCGGCGGCGTCGCGACCGACGTGCGCCAGTTGATCGCCGATACCGCCAAGGAGGTGCCGAAGGGCTCGTCCGTGGTGCTGCTCGGCCAGGTGCAGACCATGAACTCGGCCTTCACCGGTCTGTTGTTCGGCCTGCTCGGCGCAGTCGTGCTGATCTACTTCCTGATCGTGGTGAACTTCCAGTCCTGGTCGGACCCGTTCGTGATCATCACGGCGCTGCCGGCGGCGCTGGCCGGCATCGTCTGGATGCTGTTCACCACCCAGACCACGCTGTCGGTTCCGGCGCTGACCGGCGCCATCATGTGCATGGGCGTCGCGACCGCCAACAGCGTGCTGGTGATCAGCTTCGCCCGTGAGCGCTATGAGGAGCTTGGCGACCCCGTCGCGGCGGCACTGGAGGCCGGTTTCGTCCGCTTCCGCCCGGTGCTGATGACGGCGCTGGCCATGATCATCGGCATGGCGCCGATGGCGCTGGGGCTCGGCGAGGGCGGCGAGCAGAATGCGCCGCTGGGCCGCGCCGTGATCGGCGGCCTGATCTTCGCCACCTTCGCGACGCTGATGTTTGTTCCCGTGGTATTCAGTATGGTACACAAGAAGCAAGGCGCCAAAGTCGCCGCCTCATCGGAGATTCCGCATGCAGCCCACTGAACAGCGCCCCCCGGTGTCCGGCCGGAAATTGGGCATATTCGGCGTGGTTGCACTGGTCGGCGCAGGACTGATCGTCGGCACCGGAATCCGCGCCCGCGAGGAGCAAGACAGCAAGCTCAAGCAATGGACCGATGAGCAGGCCGTTCCGACCGTCGCCGTGGCGTTGCCGAGCGCCAAGGCGCTGAGCCCGACCATCGATCTGCCGGGCCGGCTCGAAGCCTATTCCCGCGCACCGATCTTCGCGCGCGTGTCGGGTTATCTGAAGAGCTGGGACGTCGACATCGGCGCCCGGGTCAAGGCCGGTCAGGTGATCGCCGAGATCGAGGCCCCCGACCTCGACCAGCAATTGTTGCAGGCGCGCGCCGATCTCGCCAGCGCCCAGGCCTCGGCCAAGCTGTCGGAGGCGACGCTCGCCCGGCGCAAGACGCTGGTGGCCTCGAACTTCGTCTCCGCCCAGGAGATCGACGAGCGCACCGCCGACCTCTCCAACAAGAACGGCGCGGTCAGGGCCGGTCAGGCCAATGTCGAGCGGCTGGAAGCGCTCGCCGGCTACAAGAAGATCACGGCGCCGTTCGACGGCGTGGTGACTTCGCGCGATACCGACGTCGGCGCGTTGATCAATGCCGGCGGCGGCTCGGGCCCCGCGATGTTCACGGTCTCCGACATCGCCAAGCTGCGCGTCTACGTCAACGTGCCGCAGAACTACGTCCCGGCGATCAAGATCGGCGCCAAGGCCACGCTGAGCCTGCCGGACTATCCGAACCGCGCCTTCCAGGCGACGGTGGAAGCCTCCTCGCAGGCGGTCGATGTCGCCTCCGGCACGACGCGGATGCAGCTCGGGCTCGACAACTCCTCCGGCGAACTGATGCCGGGCAGCTACGCCAGCGTGAAGCTGAACCTGCAACGCGAGTCGACGCCGCTCAGCATTCCCGCCAGCGCACTGATCTTCAACGGCAACGGCCTGCGGGTCGCGACCGTCGGTCCCGACGACAAGGTGCTGTTCAAGACGGTGAAGATCGGCCGCGACCTCGGCAAGGAGATCGAGATCGCAGCGGGCCTTGCGCCTGACGACCGCATCATCACCGCGCCGCCGGACGGTCTCGCCGACGGCGATCATGTCCGCGTCACCGGTGTCGGCGCCAAGGGCAAGCCGACCACCGCCTCTGAAAAGCAGGACGCGAAGGGGTAGGGCGCGCTGCGTCTCTCACTCCGTCATGCCCGGGCTTGTCCCGGGCATTTTCGTTTCGAGATCCGATCAAGCCGGATGCGTAGGGTGGGCAAAGGCGCGAAAGCGCCGTGCCCACCGTCAAGCGCACTGCACGTGATGGTGGGCACGCTTTCGCCTTGCCCACCCTGCCAATTCAGTCGCTCAGCCAACCCGCCATTCCGGCACGCCGTCAGCGGCGGTGACGATGTTGCCCGTGGTGCCGACCGGGGTGCGGTCGAGATCCTGGAGATGCGCCAGCGTTGCGGTGTCGCCTGCCGGGATGCGGCCGAGGCTGCGGCGGCCGTCGTCGGTGCGCAGCATGGTGACGCCGTGCTCGACCTCGCCAT
Coding sequences within:
- a CDS encoding efflux RND transporter periplasmic adaptor subunit, producing MQPTEQRPPVSGRKLGIFGVVALVGAGLIVGTGIRAREEQDSKLKQWTDEQAVPTVAVALPSAKALSPTIDLPGRLEAYSRAPIFARVSGYLKSWDVDIGARVKAGQVIAEIEAPDLDQQLLQARADLASAQASAKLSEATLARRKTLVASNFVSAQEIDERTADLSNKNGAVRAGQANVERLEALAGYKKITAPFDGVVTSRDTDVGALINAGGGSGPAMFTVSDIAKLRVYVNVPQNYVPAIKIGAKATLSLPDYPNRAFQATVEASSQAVDVASGTTRMQLGLDNSSGELMPGSYASVKLNLQRESTPLSIPASALIFNGNGLRVATVGPDDKVLFKTVKIGRDLGKEIEIAAGLAPDDRIITAPPDGLADGDHVRVTGVGAKGKPTTASEKQDAKG
- a CDS encoding methyl-accepting chemotaxis protein; its protein translation is MMILARFRILTKILAIVVGLSVIASALAYLGISSLKSLSQRGEVTAHAAERALLSARANQSVLAINRAEFRSALDPRDENRIAARGVIDEQLKLLEERLVELGKTEDQPTIALLSGVRSAQSTYQAQLKQTLDAVDGARAADLTASAEKLRDAAMKSRAAAEELQSKVRAVADRQDQRVRDNVKANELEYTSTSELLILLAASGVVFGLVFGFLVGQYGVAKPIRAVVELLQQLANGNYEVAVHGTDRRDEVGDVAKTALVFKDNGLAKIRMEREQKDAEARAAAQRRADMLQLADGFERAVGEIVETVASASTELEASATTLTSTAERSQELATTVAAASEEASTNVQSVASATEELSSSVSEISRQVQESARMAGDAVDQARATNDRVSELSKAAARIGDVVELINTIAGQTNLLALNATIEAARAGEAGRGFAVVASEVKALAEQTAKATGEIGQQISGIQAATEASVNAIREIGATIERLSEISSTIAAAVEEQGAATQEISRNVQHAAEGTGQVSANIAYVQRGATETGSASTQVLGAAQSLSGDSNRLKLEVGRFLDSVRAA
- a CDS encoding efflux RND transporter permease subunit, which produces MIALVRIALSRPYTFVVLAILLLIIGPLAALRTPTDIFPEIRIPVIGVAWSYTGLPPDQMSGRITTPFERTLTTTVNDIEHIVANSYNGIGIVKIFFQPNVDIRTANAQVTAIAQTLLKQLPPGATPPLILNYSASTVPIIQVALSGDGLTEQNLADIGINQLRTPLVTVPGAAIPYPYGGKQRQVQIDLNSTALQARGLSGQDVANALAAQNLITPVGTQKIGNFEYTINLNNSPLKIEELGDLPIKTVNGAMVYIRDVATVRDGNPPQTNIVHVDGNRSVLMMVLKAGATSTLDIISGIKQKVIEVKDQMPDALKIGFVGDQSVFVRGAITGVAFEGVIAALLTSVMILLFLGSWRSTVIIAVSIPLSVLGAIIMLSLIGETLNIMTLGGLALAVGILVDDATVTIENINYHLEQGKPVEQSILDGANQIVTPAFVSLLCICIVFVPMFFLSGVARFLFVPMAEAVMFAMIWSFILSRTLVPTMANYLLQPHVHHEGAPPKSRNPLVWFQRGFEARFERIRGGYHGLLAMALGHRKVFVGGFLAVVAASFLLVPFLGRNFFPSVDAGNILMHVRTQVGTRVEETANQMADVQKAIRKLIPGEIETMTDNIGMPISSINLTYNNTGVIGPQDADIQIKLKEGHKPTEEHVRTLREQLPRLFPGTSFSFLPADIVSQILNFGAPAPIDLQIRGANLEGNYAYANKLLAKIKRIPGIADARIQQSPNNPTFNIDVDRTRAQYVGLTERDVTNALVVNLAGSSQVAPTYFLNPDNGVSYSIVMQTPQYQIDSLSALQTLPITATGNTQAPILGGIADIKRATSSAVVSQYDIQSLVQIYATTQGRDLGGVATDVRQLIADTAKEVPKGSSVVLLGQVQTMNSAFTGLLFGLLGAVVLIYFLIVVNFQSWSDPFVIITALPAALAGIVWMLFTTQTTLSVPALTGAIMCMGVATANSVLVISFARERYEELGDPVAAALEAGFVRFRPVLMTALAMIIGMAPMALGLGEGGEQNAPLGRAVIGGLIFATFATLMFVPVVFSMVHKKQGAKVAASSEIPHAAH